The following are from one region of the Gryllotalpicola protaetiae genome:
- a CDS encoding TetR/AcrR family transcriptional regulator, which produces MKSEQTRELIRGVALQSFREQGFDATTMRSIATQSGVSLGNAYYYFPTKNHLVQELYLEVQEAHRAAAVPLLADVGELTARLGVVLRTGLDQLAPFHEYAAGFLTAMVAPASPLNPMSPESAPARAIVVALFREAVDGAKQTLPADFASRLPKALWLAYLLLCLFWSYDRSPGQRNTTRLVDQGLKLFKAALPLLRVPGVRAPLRTLLDLVGEVGA; this is translated from the coding sequence ATGAAGTCCGAACAGACACGCGAGCTGATCAGAGGAGTGGCGCTCCAGTCGTTCCGCGAGCAGGGCTTCGACGCGACGACCATGCGCTCCATCGCAACGCAGTCGGGCGTCTCGCTCGGGAACGCGTACTACTACTTCCCGACGAAGAACCACCTCGTGCAGGAGCTGTACCTCGAGGTACAGGAAGCCCATCGGGCCGCGGCCGTGCCGCTGCTCGCCGACGTCGGCGAGCTGACCGCGCGCCTCGGTGTCGTGCTGCGCACCGGGCTCGACCAGCTCGCTCCATTCCACGAGTACGCGGCCGGATTCCTGACCGCAATGGTCGCCCCAGCGTCGCCGCTCAACCCCATGTCGCCCGAGTCGGCACCCGCTCGGGCGATCGTCGTCGCGCTGTTCCGCGAGGCCGTCGACGGGGCGAAGCAAACGCTGCCGGCCGACTTCGCGTCGCGGCTGCCGAAGGCCCTCTGGCTCGCGTACCTGCTGCTGTGCCTGTTCTGGAGCTACGACCGCTCACCCGGGCAGCGCAACACCACCCGGCTGGTCGACCAGGGTCTCAAGCTGTTCAAGGCGGCCCTGCCGCTGCTGCGCGTTCCCGGCGTTCGCGCTCCGCTGCGCACCCTGCTCGACCTCGTCGGAGAGGTCGGCGCATGA
- the aroB gene encoding 3-dehydroquinate synthase codes for MSDITEIHVPGLDPYTVTVGYGIRNSLADKLGDDVSKVLIVHPPTLAAAASELRESLAGKYQVLLAEVPDGEAAKRVEVAAFCWQIMGQADFTRSDAVIGFGGGAATDLAGFVAATWLRGVKLIQVPTTVLGMVDAAVGGKTGINTAEGKNLVGSFYAPAAVVADLDTISSLPRNDLLAGFAEIVKCGFIAEPEILEIVEAGVERATDASSDEFRRVVELSIALKARVVGEDFKESGLREILNYGHTLGHAIEHAERYQWRHGAAISVGMVYAAELSRLAGRLSDAAADRHRSILTSLTLPTTYPLGRWQMLLATMRRDKKARGAMMRFIVLDDIARPTVLRGPDESLLFAAYQEVGV; via the coding sequence ATGAGCGACATCACCGAGATCCACGTGCCGGGCCTCGACCCGTATACGGTGACGGTCGGCTACGGCATCCGCAACTCTCTCGCCGACAAGCTCGGCGACGACGTCTCGAAGGTGCTGATCGTGCATCCGCCGACGCTCGCGGCTGCGGCATCCGAGCTGCGCGAATCGCTCGCCGGGAAATACCAGGTGCTGCTCGCCGAGGTGCCCGACGGGGAGGCCGCCAAGCGCGTCGAGGTCGCCGCGTTCTGCTGGCAGATCATGGGGCAGGCCGACTTCACCCGCTCCGACGCCGTGATCGGCTTCGGCGGCGGCGCGGCCACCGACCTCGCCGGCTTCGTCGCGGCGACCTGGCTGCGCGGCGTCAAGCTGATCCAGGTGCCGACCACGGTGCTCGGCATGGTCGACGCAGCGGTCGGCGGCAAGACGGGCATCAACACGGCGGAGGGCAAGAACCTCGTCGGCTCGTTCTACGCGCCGGCCGCCGTCGTCGCCGACCTCGACACCATCTCGAGCCTGCCGCGCAACGACCTGCTCGCCGGCTTCGCCGAGATCGTGAAGTGCGGCTTCATCGCCGAGCCCGAGATCCTCGAGATCGTCGAGGCGGGCGTCGAGAGGGCGACGGATGCTTCGAGCGATGAATTCCGCCGCGTCGTCGAACTGTCGATCGCCCTCAAGGCGCGCGTCGTGGGGGAGGACTTCAAGGAATCCGGCCTGCGCGAGATCCTCAACTACGGCCACACCCTCGGCCACGCGATCGAGCACGCCGAGCGCTACCAGTGGCGGCACGGCGCGGCGATCTCGGTCGGCATGGTCTATGCGGCCGAGTTGTCGAGGCTGGCGGGCAGGCTGTCGGATGCCGCGGCCGACCGGCACCGCAGCATCCTCACGTCCTTGACCCTGCCGACCACCTACCCACTCGGCCGCTGGCAGATGCTGCTTGCGACCATGCGTCGCGACAAGAAGGCCCGAGGGGCGATGATGCGCTTCATCGTGCTCGACGACATCGCGCGGCCGACCGTGCTGCGCGGGCCTGACGAGTCGCTGCTGTTCGCCGCCTATCAGGAGGTCGGCGTCTAG
- a CDS encoding shikimate kinase — translation MAIVLIGPPAAGKSKVGKKLARLLDKDFVDTDAIVVRDHGPITEIFAEHGEPYFRRLERAAVIEALAQDAIISFGGGAVLDEDTQRDLEAHVVVLLDVDPEHVEGRITADGKRPLAPDLESWKALVAARRPLYERLADRRVETANRPRDQIAADLAVWIRSGKEFSE, via the coding sequence GTGGCGATCGTCCTCATCGGACCGCCCGCGGCGGGCAAGTCGAAGGTCGGCAAGAAGCTCGCACGGCTGCTCGACAAGGACTTCGTCGACACCGACGCGATCGTCGTGCGCGACCACGGCCCGATCACCGAGATCTTCGCCGAGCATGGCGAGCCGTACTTCCGGCGCCTCGAGCGCGCCGCGGTGATCGAGGCGCTCGCGCAGGACGCGATCATCTCGTTCGGCGGCGGCGCGGTGCTCGACGAGGACACCCAGCGCGACCTCGAGGCCCACGTCGTGGTGCTGCTCGACGTCGACCCCGAGCACGTCGAGGGCCGCATCACGGCGGACGGCAAACGGCCGCTCGCCCCCGACCTCGAGTCGTGGAAGGCGCTGGTCGCCGCCCGCCGCCCGCTCTACGAGCGTCTCGCCGATCGGCGGGTCGAGACCGCGAATCGCCCGCGCGACCAGATCGCAGCAGACCTCGCCGTGTGGATTCGATCAGGAAAAGAGTTCAGCGAATGA
- the aroC gene encoding chorismate synthase: protein MLRWLTAGESHGPELIAMLEGLPAGVPVKLDEIQGDLARRKLGYGRGARMKFEQDELTLSGGVRHGFSMGGPIALRVGNTEWPKWVDVMNPEPVDPAVLSGGRGAPLTRPRPGHADLVGMQKYGFDEARPVLERASARETAARVALGAIAKSFLRELGIQTVAHTLSIGPVRVPDGAALPLPGDVEALDADPLRCFDAATSALMVAEVDAAHKDGDTLGGIVEVLAYGVPVGLGSHVQWDRKLDGRLAQAIMSIQAIKGVEIGDGFETTRRRGSQAHDELVVEDGLIERTSDKAGGTEGGMSTGTVLRVRAGMKPIATVPHALRSIDVSTGEAAPAHHQRSDVSAVPAAGVVAEAMVALVLADAVLEKFGGDSLAETKRNLAAYLTAIPATLRTAVASPSGAEA from the coding sequence ATGCTTCGTTGGCTCACCGCAGGGGAATCGCACGGACCCGAACTGATCGCCATGCTCGAGGGTCTTCCCGCCGGGGTGCCGGTCAAGCTCGATGAGATCCAGGGCGACCTCGCCCGCCGCAAGCTCGGCTACGGCCGCGGGGCGCGCATGAAGTTCGAGCAGGACGAGCTGACGCTCTCCGGCGGCGTGCGCCACGGATTCAGCATGGGCGGCCCGATCGCGCTGCGCGTGGGCAACACCGAGTGGCCCAAATGGGTCGACGTGATGAACCCCGAGCCGGTCGACCCCGCCGTGCTCAGCGGCGGCCGCGGCGCGCCCCTCACCCGCCCGCGCCCGGGGCACGCCGACCTGGTCGGCATGCAGAAGTACGGCTTCGACGAGGCCCGGCCGGTGCTCGAGCGGGCAAGCGCCCGTGAGACGGCGGCCCGCGTCGCGCTCGGCGCGATCGCGAAGTCGTTCCTGCGCGAGCTCGGCATCCAGACCGTCGCACACACGCTCTCGATCGGCCCGGTGCGTGTGCCGGACGGTGCGGCGCTGCCGCTGCCCGGCGACGTCGAGGCGCTCGACGCCGACCCGCTGCGCTGCTTCGACGCCGCGACGAGCGCGCTGATGGTCGCCGAGGTCGACGCGGCCCACAAGGACGGCGACACGCTCGGGGGCATCGTCGAGGTGCTCGCCTACGGCGTGCCGGTCGGACTCGGCTCGCACGTGCAGTGGGACCGCAAGCTCGACGGCCGTCTCGCGCAGGCGATCATGAGCATCCAGGCGATCAAGGGCGTCGAGATCGGCGACGGCTTCGAGACCACCCGCCGCCGCGGCTCGCAGGCGCACGACGAGCTCGTCGTCGAAGACGGCCTTATCGAGCGCACGAGCGACAAGGCAGGCGGCACGGAGGGCGGCATGTCGACGGGCACCGTGCTGCGCGTCCGCGCCGGCATGAAGCCGATCGCGACGGTGCCGCACGCGCTGCGCTCGATCGACGTGTCGACCGGCGAGGCCGCCCCCGCCCACCACCAGCGCTCTGACGTCTCCGCCGTGCCGGCCGCCGGCGTGGTGGCCGAGGCGATGGTCGCGCTCGTGCTTGCCGACGCCGTGCTCGAGAAGTTCGGCGGCGACTCGCTCGCCGAGACGAAGCGCAACCTCGCCGCATACCTCACCGCGATCCCCGCGACGCTGCGCACGGCCGTGGCGAGCCCCAGCGGCGCCGAGGCGTAG
- a CDS encoding shikimate dehydrogenase, with protein MSAPVADTRLAVLGKPIGHSKSPTLHAAAYEVLGLQWIYERHEVDESTLASFVKSRDSSWRGLSLTMPLKQTIQPHLDQVDRIGELTGAVNTVLFEWGGDTVHRSGFNTDVPGIVRALGAASVGSVRRVHVLGGGATAASAIVAASELGAESALVSVRAPERAAGLVPLAASVGLTIDLAPFDAPRDDEATELLVSTLPGGVEAPLDFSAAFRARVPLLDVAYEPWPTTLGQAWADAGGVVLGGLAMLVHQALLQVRIFVAGDPFAPLPDEESVLAAMLAAVGLAADGTPLAR; from the coding sequence GTGAGCGCGCCCGTCGCAGACACCCGGCTGGCCGTGCTCGGCAAGCCGATCGGTCATTCGAAGTCGCCTACGCTGCACGCCGCGGCCTACGAGGTACTCGGGCTGCAGTGGATCTACGAGCGCCACGAGGTCGACGAGTCGACGCTCGCGTCGTTCGTGAAGTCGCGGGATTCGTCATGGCGCGGGCTCTCGCTCACGATGCCGCTGAAGCAGACGATCCAGCCGCATCTCGACCAGGTCGACCGTATCGGCGAGCTCACCGGCGCCGTGAACACCGTGCTGTTCGAGTGGGGCGGCGACACAGTGCACCGCTCGGGCTTCAACACTGACGTGCCCGGCATCGTGCGCGCGCTCGGGGCCGCGAGTGTCGGCTCGGTGCGGCGGGTGCACGTGCTGGGCGGGGGAGCGACGGCGGCCTCCGCGATCGTCGCCGCGAGCGAGCTCGGCGCCGAGAGCGCTCTCGTGAGCGTCCGCGCGCCGGAGCGCGCCGCGGGGCTCGTGCCGCTTGCGGCATCCGTCGGCCTCACCATCGACCTCGCTCCGTTCGACGCGCCGCGCGACGACGAGGCGACCGAGCTGCTGGTCAGCACGTTGCCGGGCGGCGTCGAGGCGCCGCTCGACTTCTCCGCCGCATTCCGGGCGCGCGTGCCGCTCTTGGACGTCGCCTATGAGCCGTGGCCGACGACGCTCGGGCAGGCATGGGCGGATGCCGGGGGAGTCGTGCTCGGCGGGCTGGCCATGCTCGTGCACCAGGCGCTCCTTCAGGTGCGCATCTTCGTCGCGGGCGACCCGTTCGCGCCGCTTCCCGACGAGGAATCCGTGCTCGCCGCCATGCTCGCGGCGGTCGGTCTCGCGGCCGATGGGACTCCGCTCGCCCGGTAA
- the mltG gene encoding endolytic transglycosylase MltG, translating into MTFRATPDHRPDPNQAGGQTRQPLTRREAREMAARAEAEQAAQTASAETAAAAAPEPVRAPEEPAPTGAAVWAAAPVTAQTPVVPGAARPEPQASVAPETDHAHSDFAWLHAATHHHDDDHGGRRGGGKPPKPPRSGRRGRRAATWIISIIVILGLIGGGALYAWKTFQPQVNAAISRFDPQPTDYKGDGTGSAQITIKQGDTGSTIAKTLADAGVTMTPQAFYQLLLSTKPDPVFQPGVYQLRKHMSASAALTLLQDPKSHLEHTLLIREGDREVTVLQNASTATGIPLAQLQASAANLAPYGLPPQAKTLEGFLFPATYTFDPGVTPDQVIAALVNRAKQAFADDGLPTDPTKLWNTVILASIVQSEAGSNPDDLPKIAGVFQNRLNQNMALESDATVTYGLGKFAVFTSDAQRADASNLYNTYAHKGLTPGPIGNPGDAALEAAMNPQGDYLFFTVVNLQTGETAFSETADEQSANVAKLHAWCQDPANKSYCQ; encoded by the coding sequence GTGACTTTCCGAGCCACGCCCGACCATCGACCTGACCCGAATCAGGCCGGCGGGCAGACCCGGCAGCCGCTGACGCGCCGAGAAGCACGGGAGATGGCGGCGCGCGCCGAGGCTGAGCAGGCGGCACAGACGGCGTCGGCCGAGACTGCGGCCGCCGCCGCGCCCGAGCCGGTCCGTGCGCCCGAGGAGCCCGCGCCGACGGGCGCCGCAGTCTGGGCCGCAGCGCCGGTGACCGCACAGACGCCGGTCGTTCCCGGGGCGGCGCGACCTGAGCCGCAGGCATCCGTCGCCCCCGAAACCGATCACGCGCACTCCGATTTCGCATGGCTGCACGCCGCCACTCATCATCATGACGACGACCACGGCGGGCGCCGCGGCGGCGGGAAGCCGCCAAAGCCGCCACGCTCGGGGCGCCGCGGCCGACGGGCCGCGACCTGGATCATCTCGATCATCGTGATCCTCGGCCTGATCGGCGGTGGCGCGCTGTACGCATGGAAGACCTTCCAGCCGCAGGTGAACGCCGCAATCTCGCGCTTCGACCCGCAGCCGACCGACTACAAGGGCGACGGCACCGGTTCGGCGCAGATCACGATCAAGCAGGGCGACACCGGCTCGACGATCGCGAAGACCCTCGCCGACGCGGGCGTCACGATGACGCCGCAGGCGTTCTACCAGCTGCTGCTCTCGACCAAGCCCGACCCGGTGTTCCAGCCGGGCGTCTATCAGTTGCGCAAGCACATGAGCGCGTCGGCGGCTCTGACGCTGCTGCAGGACCCGAAGTCGCACCTCGAGCACACCCTGCTGATCAGGGAGGGCGACCGCGAGGTCACCGTGCTCCAGAACGCTTCGACCGCGACCGGCATCCCGCTCGCCCAGCTGCAGGCATCGGCCGCGAATCTCGCACCGTACGGGCTTCCGCCCCAGGCGAAGACGCTCGAGGGCTTCCTGTTCCCGGCCACCTACACCTTCGACCCCGGGGTGACGCCCGACCAGGTGATCGCCGCCCTCGTGAACCGCGCGAAGCAGGCGTTCGCCGACGACGGCCTGCCGACCGACCCGACCAAGCTGTGGAACACCGTCATCCTCGCGTCGATCGTGCAGTCGGAGGCGGGGTCGAACCCCGACGACCTGCCCAAGATCGCGGGCGTCTTCCAGAACCGGCTCAACCAGAACATGGCGCTCGAATCCGACGCGACCGTGACGTACGGCCTCGGCAAGTTCGCCGTGTTCACGAGCGACGCGCAGCGCGCCGACGCCTCGAACCTCTACAACACCTATGCGCACAAGGGGCTCACGCCGGGGCCGATCGGGAACCCGGGCGACGCGGCGCTCGAGGCCGCGATGAACCCGCAGGGCGATTACCTGTTCTTCACGGTCGTCAACCTGCAGACCGGCGAGACCGCGTTCTCGGAGACGGCGGACGAGCAGAGCGCCAACGTCGCGAAACTGCACGCCTGGTGCCAGGACCCCGCGAACAAGAGCTACTGCCAGTGA
- the ruvX gene encoding Holliday junction resolvase RuvX: MRTGIRLGIDVGTVRIGVSRSDPSGFLASPLETVARADDGSDVARIVQLVTEHEAIELVVGLPLALSGRRTASTEDAVGFAERLAGAVAVPVRLVDERLSTVTATVSLRQSGKNSRKSRSVVDQSAAAVILQHALDAERSSGRPAGSDVSPPSA, encoded by the coding sequence GTGCGCACCGGCATCCGCCTCGGCATCGACGTCGGCACCGTGCGCATCGGCGTGAGCCGCTCCGACCCGTCCGGCTTCCTCGCCTCGCCCCTCGAGACCGTGGCGAGGGCGGATGACGGGTCGGACGTCGCCCGCATCGTGCAGCTCGTCACCGAGCATGAGGCGATCGAGCTCGTCGTCGGCCTTCCGCTCGCCCTGTCGGGTCGCCGCACGGCGAGCACCGAGGACGCCGTCGGATTCGCCGAACGGCTCGCGGGCGCGGTCGCGGTGCCCGTGCGGCTCGTCGACGAGCGACTCTCGACCGTGACCGCGACCGTGTCGCTGCGCCAGTCAGGCAAGAACTCAAGGAAGTCGCGTAGCGTGGTAGACCAGTCTGCGGCTGCGGTGATTCTGCAGCACGCGCTCGACGCCGAGCGGTCAAGTGGCCGGCCGGCGGGCAGCGACGTCTCGCCGCCGAGTGCCTGA
- the alaS gene encoding alanine--tRNA ligase yields MLTSEIHRRFLDFFAQRDHTIMPSASLISDDPSLLFTIAGMVPWVPYLTGIVPAPYPRIADVQKCIRTLDIEEVGKTPRHGTFFQMLGNWSFGDYFKAEAITYAWDLLLTPENQGGLGFDEKDLWFTVYEDDDEAYNEWLKVGASASRIQRLGKDTNYWSTGQPGPAGPCSEIFFDRGPAYGIDGGPATDDDRYVEIWNLVFMQYLIKDVKSKYDFTVVGELPQKNIDTGAGLERIAFIKQGVGNFYEIDQVRPVLDRAAAIAGKSYGANHEDDVRLRVVSDHVRSSLMLISDGVTPSNDGRGYILRRLLRRTVRAMRLMGVDTAVFPELFTASRDAMKGAYPEVETDFSRISHTAYAEEETFLRTLAGGTTILDTAVADTKAAGKSQLSGDTAFLLHDTWGFPIDLTLEIADEAGLAVDRTAFDTLMKEQRDRAKADARAKKGQIADLTVYSPFRTLGETVFTGYSDFTTDSEVLGVIVDGRAVDRAREGEVAEVILKETALYAESGGQDADQGTIVGPGYELEVLDVQRPVAGLISHTVRVSVGEVGVGAKATSVVDQEYRRGANQAHSGTHIVHAALRQLLGSNAHQSGSYNKAGYLRLDFSWNKPLSAETKSELEEISNNAIRENLQVTTRVLPLADAKALGAMALFGEKYGDRVRMVEIGGAWSRELCGGTHVGGSSEIGMINLIGESSVGSTNRRVESLVGIEAFRDLAAERAIVTELTSNLKTPREKLPERISELVANLKTAEKKIAQFEAKQLLERVPALVETASRVGAVRLVAQDAGELRGGDELRQLAMSVRERLGSDPAVVALTATVSERPIVLVATNQAARDAGAKAGALVSVAAGMLGGRGGGKDDLAQGGGADAAATPAALAAIADALGA; encoded by the coding sequence ATGCTCACTTCTGAGATCCACCGCCGCTTCCTCGACTTCTTCGCGCAGCGCGACCACACGATCATGCCGTCCGCCTCGCTGATCAGCGACGACCCGTCGCTGCTGTTCACGATCGCCGGCATGGTGCCGTGGGTGCCGTATCTGACCGGCATCGTCCCTGCGCCGTACCCGCGCATCGCCGACGTGCAGAAGTGCATCCGCACGCTCGACATCGAAGAGGTCGGCAAGACTCCGCGGCACGGCACCTTCTTCCAGATGCTCGGCAACTGGTCGTTCGGCGACTACTTCAAGGCCGAGGCCATCACGTACGCCTGGGACCTTCTGCTGACGCCCGAGAACCAGGGCGGCCTGGGCTTCGACGAGAAGGACCTCTGGTTCACCGTCTACGAAGACGACGACGAGGCCTACAACGAGTGGCTGAAGGTCGGGGCATCCGCCAGCCGCATTCAACGGCTCGGCAAGGACACCAACTACTGGTCGACCGGGCAGCCCGGGCCGGCCGGCCCCTGCTCGGAGATCTTCTTCGACCGCGGGCCCGCGTACGGCATCGACGGCGGCCCGGCCACCGACGACGACCGCTATGTCGAGATCTGGAACCTCGTGTTCATGCAGTACCTCATCAAGGACGTGAAGTCGAAGTACGACTTCACCGTCGTGGGCGAGCTGCCGCAGAAGAACATCGACACGGGCGCCGGCCTCGAGCGCATCGCGTTCATCAAGCAGGGCGTCGGCAACTTCTACGAGATCGACCAGGTGCGCCCGGTGCTCGACCGCGCCGCCGCGATCGCGGGCAAGAGCTACGGAGCGAACCACGAGGACGATGTGCGGCTGCGCGTCGTCTCCGACCATGTGCGCTCCTCGCTCATGCTGATCAGCGACGGCGTCACGCCGTCGAACGACGGCCGCGGCTACATCCTGCGCCGCCTGCTGCGCCGCACGGTGCGCGCGATGCGCCTGATGGGCGTCGACACCGCGGTCTTCCCCGAGCTGTTCACGGCGAGCCGCGACGCGATGAAGGGCGCCTACCCCGAGGTCGAGACCGACTTCAGCCGCATCTCGCACACGGCGTACGCCGAAGAGGAGACCTTCCTGCGCACGCTCGCGGGCGGCACCACGATCCTCGACACGGCCGTCGCCGACACCAAGGCGGCGGGCAAGTCGCAGCTCTCCGGCGACACCGCGTTCCTCCTGCACGACACGTGGGGCTTCCCGATCGACCTGACGCTCGAGATCGCCGACGAGGCGGGCCTCGCGGTCGACCGCACCGCGTTCGACACGCTCATGAAGGAGCAGCGCGATCGCGCAAAGGCGGACGCCCGCGCGAAGAAGGGCCAGATCGCCGACCTCACGGTCTACAGCCCGTTCCGCACGCTCGGCGAGACCGTGTTCACCGGCTACTCCGACTTCACGACGGATTCCGAGGTGCTGGGCGTCATCGTCGACGGCAGGGCCGTCGACCGCGCTCGCGAGGGCGAGGTCGCCGAGGTGATCCTGAAGGAGACCGCCCTGTACGCGGAGTCCGGCGGCCAGGACGCCGACCAGGGCACCATCGTCGGCCCGGGCTACGAGCTCGAGGTGCTCGACGTGCAGCGCCCGGTCGCTGGCCTCATCAGCCACACCGTGCGTGTCAGCGTCGGCGAGGTCGGCGTGGGCGCCAAGGCGACCAGTGTCGTCGACCAGGAGTACCGCCGTGGCGCGAACCAGGCGCACTCGGGCACGCACATCGTGCACGCCGCGCTGCGTCAGCTGCTCGGCTCGAACGCGCACCAGTCCGGCTCGTACAACAAGGCCGGTTACCTGCGCCTCGACTTCTCATGGAACAAGCCGCTGTCGGCCGAGACGAAGAGCGAGCTCGAGGAGATCTCGAACAACGCGATCCGCGAGAACCTGCAGGTGACCACGCGCGTGCTGCCGCTTGCCGACGCCAAGGCGCTCGGCGCCATGGCGCTGTTCGGCGAGAAGTACGGCGATCGGGTGCGCATGGTCGAGATCGGCGGCGCGTGGAGCCGTGAGCTGTGCGGCGGCACCCACGTCGGCGGCTCCAGCGAGATCGGCATGATCAATCTCATCGGCGAGTCCTCCGTCGGCTCGACCAACCGCCGCGTCGAGTCCCTCGTCGGCATCGAGGCGTTCCGCGACCTGGCCGCCGAGCGCGCGATCGTCACCGAGCTCACCTCGAACCTCAAGACGCCCCGTGAGAAGCTGCCAGAGCGCATCTCCGAGCTCGTCGCGAATCTCAAGACCGCCGAGAAGAAGATCGCGCAGTTCGAGGCGAAGCAGTTGCTCGAGCGCGTGCCCGCCCTGGTCGAGACCGCGTCGCGTGTGGGCGCGGTGCGCCTCGTCGCGCAGGACGCAGGCGAGCTGCGCGGCGGCGACGAGCTGCGCCAGCTCGCGATGAGCGTGCGCGAGCGCCTCGGCAGCGATCCCGCCGTCGTCGCACTGACCGCGACGGTGTCCGAACGGCCGATCGTGCTCGTGGCGACCAACCAGGCCGCCAGGGATGCCGGCGCGAAGGCCGGCGCGCTCGTGTCCGTCGCCGCCGGCATGCTCGGCGGCCGCGGCGGTGGCAAGGACGACCTCGCCCAGGGCGGCGGCGCCGACGCGGCGGCGACCCCGGCCGCGCTCGCGGCGATCGCCGACGCGCTCGGCGCGTAG
- the rpsD gene encoding 30S ribosomal protein S4 — MSSQSRSKTRLSRALGIPLTPKAARYLEKRPYAPGEHGRTKRKADSDYAVRLREKQRLRAQYGLGEKQLRIAFNDAHRRAGMTGDNLVEALETRLDALVLRAGFARTTSQARQFVTHRHILVDGKIVDRPSFKVKPGQLIHVKAKSEGTEPFQVAAAGGHLDVLPKTPGYLEVEIDKLQARLVRAPKRAEVPIQCETQLVVEYYAAR, encoded by the coding sequence GTGTCCTCACAGTCACGTAGCAAGACCCGCCTCTCCCGTGCACTCGGCATCCCGCTCACTCCCAAGGCTGCGCGCTACCTCGAGAAGCGCCCCTACGCCCCCGGTGAGCATGGCCGCACCAAGCGCAAGGCCGACAGCGACTATGCCGTCCGTCTTCGCGAGAAGCAGCGCCTCCGCGCCCAGTACGGCCTCGGTGAGAAGCAGCTCCGCATCGCGTTCAACGACGCCCACCGCCGCGCCGGCATGACCGGTGACAACCTGGTCGAGGCCCTCGAGACGCGTCTCGACGCGCTGGTGCTCCGCGCCGGCTTCGCCCGCACCACCTCGCAGGCCCGCCAGTTCGTGACCCACCGCCACATCCTCGTCGACGGCAAGATCGTCGACCGCCCGTCGTTCAAGGTGAAGCCGGGTCAGCTCATCCACGTCAAGGCCAAGTCCGAGGGCACCGAGCCCTTCCAGGTCGCGGCCGCCGGCGGCCACCTCGATGTGCTGCCGAAGACCCCGGGCTACCTCGAGGTCGAGATCGACAAGCTGCAGGCCCGTCTGGTCCGCGCCCCGAAGCGCGCCGAGGTGCCGATCCAGTGCGAGACCCAGCTGGTGGTCGAGTACTACGCAGCTCGCTAA
- a CDS encoding GlxA family transcriptional regulator: MPEPLRRVAVLVLEGAKPLDVGIPAQVFTTRASMPYEVRVCGPAPGLVAGGDGLSYHVAHGLEALEWADLVFVPGYRFPDREDPPTAAVEALQRAHDRGAKLAAISTGAFALAATGLLDGKRATTHWHYTRALAARHPLVTVDENVLFVDEGTVLTSAGAASGIDLCLHILRGEQGVAVSNHAARRLVAAPYRSGGQAQYVPRSVPEPLGERFAATREWALRRLGDPLTLEALARHAAVSPRTFSRRFVEDTGYTPMQWVMRARVDVARELLERSEQSVEQIAAGVGLGTAANLRLHFQRILGTTPSEYRRTFSKGE; this comes from the coding sequence GTGCCCGAACCGTTGCGCCGCGTCGCCGTGCTCGTGCTCGAGGGCGCGAAACCGCTCGACGTCGGCATTCCGGCGCAGGTGTTCACGACGCGTGCCAGCATGCCGTACGAGGTGCGAGTCTGCGGCCCGGCGCCCGGTCTCGTCGCGGGTGGCGACGGTCTGTCGTACCACGTCGCCCACGGGCTCGAGGCGCTCGAGTGGGCCGATCTGGTGTTCGTGCCCGGGTACCGCTTCCCCGATCGCGAAGACCCGCCGACTGCGGCCGTCGAGGCGCTGCAGCGCGCGCACGACCGCGGCGCGAAGCTGGCCGCGATCTCGACAGGCGCCTTCGCTCTCGCGGCCACCGGCCTGCTCGACGGGAAGCGCGCGACGACGCACTGGCACTACACGCGGGCGCTGGCGGCGAGGCATCCGCTCGTCACCGTCGATGAGAACGTGCTGTTCGTGGACGAGGGAACCGTGCTGACCTCGGCCGGCGCGGCATCGGGCATCGACCTGTGCCTCCATATCCTGCGTGGCGAGCAGGGCGTGGCCGTCTCGAATCACGCCGCGCGTCGCCTTGTCGCGGCGCCGTACCGCAGCGGCGGCCAAGCGCAGTACGTGCCGCGCAGCGTGCCCGAGCCGCTGGGCGAGCGGTTCGCGGCGACGCGCGAGTGGGCGCTGCGGCGGCTCGGCGACCCGCTGACCCTCGAGGCGCTCGCGCGGCATGCCGCGGTGTCGCCGCGGACCTTCTCGCGCCGTTTCGTCGAGGACACCGGCTACACGCCGATGCAGTGGGTGATGCGGGCCAGAGTCGACGTGGCCCGCGAGCTGCTCGAGCGGTCGGAGCAGAGCGTCGAGCAGATCGCGGCGGGCGTCGGGCTCGGCACGGCGGCGAATCTCCGACTGCACTTCCAGCGCATTCTGGGCACGACGCCGAGCGAGTACCGGCGCACGTTCTCGAAGGGCGAGTAG